CCGTAATCCGAGTAGGTCCGATACCGGCGCCGACGCACGCCCCGCCCGCGGTCGGATTTGATGAGGTGACAAAGGGGTAAGTGCCATGATCGACATCGAGCATGGTGGCCTGGCCACCCTCCATAAGGACGTGCTTGCCTTGGTCAAGGGCGGTGTTGAGTTCCCATTCCGCGTCGATGACCATGGGTTTTAGGCGGTCGGCGTATCCCATAAAGTAATCCATCGTTTCTTCAACGGTGATGGCCTTACGGTTGTACATTTTGACCAGCATTTGGTTTTTCACATCGAGTGCGGATTCGATCTTCTGCCGCAGGATGGACTCGTCGAAAATGTCCTGAACGCGCAGGCCGACGCGAGCAACTTTGTCGGCGTAGGTCGGGCCGATGCCGCGGCCGGTAGTGCCTATGGCCCGTTTGCCCAGGAAGCGTTCCTGGACCCGGTCAAGAGTCTGGTGGTAGGGCGCGACAAGGTGCGCGTTGCTGGAGACGCGTAGGCGTGAAGCATTGGCGCCGCGTGCCTCCAGCCCGTCGATCTCCTCGAAAAGGGCCTGGAGGTTGATTACCACTCCATTGCCTAAAATTGGGGTAGCGTTTTCGCTGAGCACTCCGGCTGGCAGCAGTTTGAGTTCGTATTTCTCACCGCCCACGACGACTGTGTGGCCTGCATTGTTGCCACCGTTGGGTTTGACTACGTAGTCGACTTTTCCGCCGAGGATATCCGTGGCTTTGCCCTTACCTTCATCGCCCCATTGGGCGCCGACGATAACGATGGCGGACATGTCTTCTCCTTGTATAGGCAGTATCGCGGGGCTATTGTAGCGTGGACGCCATGCGCCTGATTCATTGCGCGTGCGCTACGCCATTGCTTATCGACGCCGCCGCGAACCTGAACCTCCCCGCCATTCCATCCCGGGACGACCTGCGTTTCTTAGACGAAGCAGCCCGCGAGGCGCTTCCGTTTGATCCCACCCCCTCCCTCGATGAAATTGCTGCCTCCCCATCTGTGGCCCACTTGGGTGATCCGACGTTCGCCCCGCAGCAGCCCGAAAAGCGCCTGCGCGTGATCGTTTCCGGTTCGGATGCCGCCTTGAGCGCGGTGTTGGCCCGCATGATGCGCGCCGACTACCTGTGGGCGGAGGTGGCTTACATTCCTATTGACACTTCCTCCCCCGCCGCCCACGTGTGGGGCTTGTCCGGCCTGTCGCCTGCCGACCTAGAAGCGGTCGCCGTGGAGGGGCCTGTGAACCCGTCACCGTGCATCCGCACCGATCGTTCGGAGGTTGTCGCCGGCTCCGCCGTGCTGTCAAACTTCGACGCTTCCTCCGAGTACGTTGGCGAGGTGGTCGTCGATAGCAATGTGCTCATCTACCGGACAGGTGATGTAGCCTCGGCGAGCTTCTACGGCCAGTTCGGTGCGAAGCTTGTGCCCACCCGCACCGCGCCAGGCATCGCCGCCACGCGCGTGGTCACTGCGCTCAACGCGCGCGGCGCTTCTCGACGCTCCCCCGCCGAACTCCAACGCCTCGCCGACCTCCCCCTCGGTCGCTTCTTCACCCGGAGAGCCTCAGTCGCCCCAGGACTTACCGACACCACCGTCATGACCGGCCGAGCTGTTCAATCCGGCGGAATAAACATCCGCGTTACCATCGACTCCGTCACCCGACCCCGCCCCGTCGAGCGCGTGACTTTTTACCGCCACTTGAGAGACATCCAAAGCGTCACGCTTACCGAGACACCACCGGAAAGCGACGCGCCACAAGCACCCCACACCACCTAAATGCTCACGACGACAAACAGTCAACGCCTCCCAATGCGCAACCATTGAACCTACTCTAGGTTGGGCAGTGATCACTTTTCGTCCGCACGTGAAACAAGTGGGCGTCGCCAGCGAGCACACCCGCCAAGAAAGAACCCACCCCAATGGCCGACTACGCCCACATTCAAAACCTAACGCGCGCAACCGCTTACGACGTCGACGGAAACAAAATCGGTTCCGTCAAAGATGTCTACCTCGACGACACCACCGGCCAACCAGACTTCGTAACCATCAGCCACGGAATCCTCGGCATCGGGGCCCGCATCGTCCCTCTCCACGGCCACACCCTACGCGACAACGACCTACACCTCGCTTTTTCGAAGTCACGCATTGAGACAGCACCAGAACTCAGCGATAACGGCCACCTCACCACTGCCGACCAAAAAGCTTTCTACCGCCACTACGGCCTCGAGAACACACAAAACGACATGACCCCCGAAACCAACCGCGACAATGACGGCACACCCCTTTAATGACGCGGGCATTACACCGCTCCAAACAGGCCAGCTCCGCCCTTTTCCATGTGACCTAAATGACCCGGCACCTTCTTACTCTTTATCCTCCATGTACAGTTCGGGAGGAAACTTTGGGGTGGTAGACGTTGGTACCAACACCGCCACCGCGGACTCACGGGACATCCCGCAGACCTGAAGCAAGTCGACAATAAGGGAACGCGACTGGGCAAGAATGACGTAGGCAGATAGCACAGGGTCTTCACCCACAACCTCGATGCCTGTGCGAGCGCCGAGGCTGCGCAACTCACGAACAGCTTTGGGGATCACAGAAGACTGCAATCTATCCGTTTTTACCTCATAAACCTCCGAAAGATCCAAGCAAACCTTCGACAACCCATCCAATATCTCTAACTGGGCATCAGACACCGTGTCGTTGTCCTCGCACAACACCTGAGCCCGGCGAGCCAACACCCGCATCGTGCGAACTGCCTGGTCTGTGGGAGGAAGCACGCGATCAAGGGAAGCAACGTAGCGGCGCGCACCCCACAGCAAAGGCGAGATCGTCGCTGATTCCCGGCCGGAACGCACCGCACTAGTCATCACATCAATATCGTCCTGGCTGGACCGAATGGCCTCAAGAGCTTCCTGGATGGTTTCCTCGTCCGAGGTGCGCAGACCGTGGGTGACGTCGTCAAGCACCGAAGACATCAAACCCAGCACATGCGCAATCTCCCGACGCGCCCGCGACAAAGGCAACTGCGGCAAAACCGCAAGCGTAGCCAACGCCACCACGACACCGACAAGCGCATCAATCGTGCGGTCAATACCTGAAACCTCCCCACCAGGAGGCATAATCGTGGCAATCAAAATGGAACCAATCGCAACCTGATTGTTCACCAACTGCGACTTGGAAAAAAACGACGCCACCAAAAGCGAGCCACCCACGATCACCGAAATCTGCCACGCACCCTGGCCCAGCGGAGCAAAAAGGAGATCTCCAAGCAACACCCCAAGAATGCACCCCAAAGACATATCAACCGCCCGCTTGAAGCGTTCCCCACCCGACAAACCAATGATGATCGTCACCGAAACCGGCGCAAAGAATGGGTGCTCATGCCCAAAAACAGCATGGGCAATCCAAAAAGCAACGCCCGCCGCCACCGCGATCTGCGCTATCGGCAACAGCCGGTCACGAACGCGGATCACACGCGCCTGAATTGAGCTATCAATTTGGCGCAGTCGTTCGCGAGTTCCCATTCTCTGCTTTGCCATGCCCTCAAGAGTAGCGGGGGCTAAGACGGTACCCTTAGCTTCGAACACTTCACCATCAAAGAAGGACCAACCATGAAGCTTCGCCGTTCCACCACCATAGGGTTACTCGCCGCGCTCATCCTGACCCACACTGTCACACAGCACGCCTCTGCGGAGACCCTCCACGCCGGCAACATCCGCTACGACCTACCCGACGGCTACTCCACCAGCTCTCACCCCTCAAGCCCACTAAACGCAGCCAAAGACAGCATCAACGGCGCGCTCACCAGCCTCGTCACCTTCCGGTGGTGGGTACAATCAGCCCCGCAACGCGCCAAAGCACAAGGCGACTACCTCATCGCTTCAGCGCAAGCAGCCTCCCTAGCGGCGATCACCACCGTGCAAACGATCGGCAGAAATATCTCAACAGCCACCCAGGAAACCGCCGCCCACGCCGACGC
The Corynebacterium sp. BD556 genome window above contains:
- a CDS encoding adenylosuccinate synthase; its protein translation is MSAIVIVGAQWGDEGKGKATDILGGKVDYVVKPNGGNNAGHTVVVGGEKYELKLLPAGVLSENATPILGNGVVINLQALFEEIDGLEARGANASRLRVSSNAHLVAPYHQTLDRVQERFLGKRAIGTTGRGIGPTYADKVARVGLRVQDIFDESILRQKIESALDVKNQMLVKMYNRKAITVEETMDYFMGYADRLKPMVIDAEWELNTALDQGKHVLMEGGQATMLDVDHGTYPFVTSSNPTAGGACVGAGIGPTRITASLGIIKAYTTRVGAGPFPTELFDKWGDYLQEVGGEVGVNTGRKRRCGWYDSVIARYATRVNGFTDYFLTKLDVLTGIGEIPICVAYDVDGQRFDEMPLTQSEFHHAKPIYETMPAWDEDITGITEFEKLPHKAKDYVLRLEELSGAPISYIGVGPGRDQTIVRNDVMHR
- a CDS encoding PRC-barrel domain-containing protein gives rise to the protein MADYAHIQNLTRATAYDVDGNKIGSVKDVYLDDTTGQPDFVTISHGILGIGARIVPLHGHTLRDNDLHLAFSKSRIETAPELSDNGHLTTADQKAFYRHYGLENTQNDMTPETNRDNDGTPL
- a CDS encoding FUSC family protein, with the protein product MAKQRMGTRERLRQIDSSIQARVIRVRDRLLPIAQIAVAAGVAFWIAHAVFGHEHPFFAPVSVTIIIGLSGGERFKRAVDMSLGCILGVLLGDLLFAPLGQGAWQISVIVGGSLLVASFFSKSQLVNNQVAIGSILIATIMPPGGEVSGIDRTIDALVGVVVALATLAVLPQLPLSRARREIAHVLGLMSSVLDDVTHGLRTSDEETIQEALEAIRSSQDDIDVMTSAVRSGRESATISPLLWGARRYVASLDRVLPPTDQAVRTMRVLARRAQVLCEDNDTVSDAQLEILDGLSKVCLDLSEVYEVKTDRLQSSVIPKAVRELRSLGARTGIEVVGEDPVLSAYVILAQSRSLIVDLLQVCGMSRESAVAVLVPTSTTPKFPPELYMEDKE